A section of the Rhodobacter sp. genome encodes:
- the dnaE gene encoding DNA polymerase III subunit alpha, which yields MSDPRFIHLRVHTEYSLLEGAVPLKSLIKLCEKRAMPAIAVTDTNALFAALEFSVSALGAGVQPIVGCQIDVQLPPGQPGERPRPAAPVVLLAQTERGYENLMALNSCLYLRTDGSLPHVTPDELSRHSEGLICLSGGPDGLIGREIREGREAQAQALMTRLAGIYPGRLYVELQRHPGEGGALTEAEQATERPLIEMAYAMDLPLVATNDVHFPDAAMFQAHDALLCIKEGAYVDQAEPRRRLTPQHYLKTPDEMAALFADLPEALENTVEIARRCAFAAYKRAPILPRFADDEVEELRRQAWEGLQARLAVIPHAVSVAEYEKRLEFELGIIEQMGFPGYFLIVADFIKWSKDNGIPVGPGRGSGAGSLVAYALTITDLDPLRYSLLFERFLNPERVSMPDFDIDFCMDRREETIRYVQQKYGRDKVGQIITFGALLSKAAVRDVGRVLQMSYGQVDKLSKMIPVEGVKPVSVTKALAEEPRLREAAKEEVVARLLDYAEKIEGLLRNASTHAAGVVIGDRPLDALVPLYRDPRSDMPATQFNMKWVEQAGLVKFDFLGLKTLTVIQNAIDLIHTSGRDLHVGPGGVALYDPPKGAENQINAIPLDDAKTYKLYSDAKTVAVFQVESSGMMDALRRMKPTCIEDIVALVALYRPGPMENIPTYCEVKHGLKPLESIHPTIDHILAETQGIIVYQEQVMQIAQVMGGYSLGGADLLRRAMGKKIAEEMAKERPKFIEGCKATHGIDAKKAGEVFDLLEKFANYGFNKSHAAAYAVVSYQTGWLKANHPVEFMAAVMNCDIHLTDKLAVYKREVDRMGITVVAPCVNRSLATFSVVDGALVYALGALKNVGVEAMKLIVQARGDRPFADLTDFAARVDLKRVGKRPLEMLARAGAFDALDRSRKRVFDALDGLVAYSAAVHEAAGSGQSSLFAGGDDLPPPRLGPKGDWLPMDRLTQEHAAIGFYLSGHPLDDYAAALKRKDVVTLAELTRLAQAGGTVRKLAGSVSSRQERKSARGNRFAFVQLSDPTGLYEVTVFSETLEAARAYLEPGMNVVLTVEATMEGDSLKLLARGAMPIDDLVADAGAAGLKVRLDTAAALDELRAILSQTAQAPRKAFGPLILCVPNPEDGGEIEIDPGLKVPVTPVLKSALRAVEGVLEIEEV from the coding sequence ATGAGCGATCCCCGATTCATCCATCTGCGTGTCCACACCGAGTATTCCCTGCTGGAAGGCGCGGTGCCGCTGAAGTCCCTCATCAAGCTGTGCGAGAAGCGCGCGATGCCCGCGATCGCCGTCACCGACACCAACGCGCTGTTCGCAGCGCTGGAGTTTTCGGTCTCGGCGCTGGGGGCCGGGGTGCAGCCGATCGTCGGGTGCCAGATCGACGTGCAACTGCCGCCGGGCCAGCCGGGCGAGCGCCCGCGCCCTGCCGCGCCGGTGGTCCTGCTGGCGCAGACCGAGCGCGGCTATGAAAACCTGATGGCGCTGAATTCGTGCCTGTATCTGCGCACCGACGGGTCCTTGCCGCATGTCACCCCCGACGAACTGTCGCGGCACTCGGAAGGGCTGATCTGCCTGTCGGGCGGGCCGGACGGGTTGATCGGGCGCGAGATCCGCGAGGGGCGCGAGGCCCAGGCGCAGGCGTTGATGACGCGACTGGCCGGGATCTATCCGGGGCGGCTCTATGTTGAACTGCAACGGCACCCCGGCGAGGGCGGCGCCCTGACCGAGGCCGAGCAGGCGACCGAGCGCCCGCTGATCGAGATGGCCTATGCGATGGACCTGCCGCTGGTCGCGACCAACGACGTGCACTTCCCCGATGCCGCCATGTTCCAGGCCCATGACGCGCTCTTGTGCATCAAGGAAGGGGCCTATGTCGATCAGGCCGAACCGCGCCGCCGGCTGACGCCCCAGCATTACCTGAAGACGCCCGACGAAATGGCGGCGCTGTTCGCCGACCTGCCCGAGGCGCTGGAAAACACCGTCGAGATCGCCCGCCGCTGCGCCTTTGCGGCCTACAAGCGCGCGCCGATCCTGCCCAGGTTCGCCGATGACGAGGTCGAGGAACTGCGCCGGCAGGCCTGGGAAGGTTTGCAGGCGCGGCTGGCGGTGATCCCCCATGCGGTCAGCGTCGCCGAGTATGAGAAGCGCCTGGAATTCGAGCTGGGCATCATCGAGCAGATGGGCTTTCCCGGCTATTTCCTGATCGTCGCCGATTTCATCAAATGGTCCAAGGACAACGGCATTCCGGTGGGCCCGGGGCGGGGCTCGGGGGCGGGCAGTCTGGTGGCCTATGCGTTGACGATCACCGACCTCGATCCGCTGCGCTACAGCCTGCTGTTCGAACGCTTCCTGAACCCCGAACGGGTGTCGATGCCCGACTTCGACATCGACTTCTGCATGGACCGGCGCGAGGAAACGATCCGCTACGTGCAGCAGAAATACGGCCGCGACAAGGTCGGCCAGATCATCACCTTCGGCGCGCTTCTGTCCAAGGCCGCGGTGCGTGACGTCGGGCGCGTGTTGCAGATGTCCTATGGCCAGGTGGACAAGCTCAGCAAGATGATCCCGGTCGAAGGGGTGAAGCCCGTCTCGGTCACCAAGGCGCTGGCCGAAGAACCGCGCCTGCGCGAGGCGGCCAAGGAAGAGGTCGTCGCGCGCCTGCTGGACTATGCCGAAAAGATCGAGGGCTTGCTCAGGAATGCCTCGACCCACGCGGCGGGGGTGGTGATCGGGGACCGGCCGCTGGATGCGCTGGTTCCGCTCTACCGTGATCCACGGTCGGACATGCCGGCGACGCAGTTCAACATGAAATGGGTCGAACAGGCCGGACTGGTCAAGTTCGACTTCCTGGGCCTGAAGACGCTGACGGTGATCCAGAACGCGATCGACCTGATTCACACCTCGGGGCGCGATCTGCATGTGGGGCCCGGCGGTGTCGCGCTTTATGATCCGCCCAAGGGGGCCGAGAACCAGATCAACGCGATCCCGCTGGACGACGCCAAGACCTACAAGCTGTATTCCGACGCCAAGACGGTCGCGGTGTTTCAGGTGGAAAGCTCGGGCATGATGGATGCGCTCAGGCGCATGAAACCCACCTGCATCGAGGATATCGTGGCGCTGGTCGCCCTTTATCGTCCCGGCCCGATGGAGAACATCCCGACCTATTGCGAGGTCAAGCACGGGCTGAAACCGCTGGAATCGATTCACCCCACCATCGACCACATCCTGGCCGAGACGCAGGGCATCATCGTTTATCAGGAACAGGTCATGCAGATCGCCCAGGTGATGGGCGGCTACAGCCTGGGCGGCGCCGACCTGCTGCGCCGCGCCATGGGCAAGAAGATCGCCGAGGAAATGGCCAAGGAGCGTCCCAAGTTCATTGAGGGGTGCAAGGCGACGCATGGAATCGACGCGAAAAAGGCCGGCGAGGTCTTTGATCTGCTTGAAAAATTCGCGAACTATGGCTTCAACAAGTCGCACGCGGCCGCCTATGCCGTGGTCAGCTATCAGACCGGATGGCTCAAGGCGAACCACCCGGTGGAATTCATGGCCGCGGTGATGAACTGCGATATCCACCTGACCGACAAGCTGGCCGTCTACAAGCGCGAGGTGGACCGCATGGGCATCACCGTCGTCGCGCCCTGCGTGAACCGCTCGCTGGCGACCTTCAGCGTGGTGGACGGCGCGCTGGTCTATGCGCTGGGGGCGCTGAAGAACGTCGGCGTCGAGGCGATGAAGCTGATCGTGCAGGCGCGCGGGGACCGCCCCTTTGCCGACCTGACCGATTTCGCCGCCCGGGTCGATCTGAAACGGGTCGGCAAGCGGCCGCTGGAAATGCTGGCCCGCGCCGGCGCCTTCGACGCGCTGGATCGCTCGCGCAAGCGCGTGTTCGACGCGCTGGACGGGCTGGTCGCCTATTCGGCGGCGGTGCACGAGGCCGCGGGTTCGGGTCAGTCGTCGCTCTTTGCCGGCGGGGACGACCTGCCGCCGCCGCGGCTGGGGCCAAAGGGCGACTGGCTGCCGATGGATCGCCTGACGCAGGAACACGCGGCGATCGGCTTCTACCTGTCGGGGCACCCCTTGGACGATTACGCGGCCGCGCTCAAGCGCAAGGATGTCGTGACGCTGGCCGAACTCACGCGGCTGGCGCAGGCCGGCGGCACGGTCCGGAAGCTGGCCGGCTCGGTCTCGTCGCGCCAGGAACGCAAGTCGGCGCGCGGCAACCGCTTTGCCTTCGTGCAACTGTCCGATCCGACCGGTCTTTATGAGGTGACGGTGTTCTCGGAAACGCTCGAGGCCGCGCGCGCCTACCTCGAGCCGGGCATGAACGTCGTGCTGACGGTCGAGGCGACGATGGAGGGCGACAGTCTCAAGCTGCTGGCGCGCGGCGCGATGCCGATCGACGATCTGGTCGCGGACGCGGGCGCCGCCGGGCTCAAGGTGCGGCTCGACACGGCCGCGGCGCTCGACGAGCTGCGCGCGATCCTTTCGCAGACCGCGCAAGCCCCGCGCAAGGCCTTTGGCCCGCTGATCCTGTGCGTGCCCAACCCCGAGGACGGTGGCGAGATCGAAATCGACCCGGGGTTGAAGGTTCCGGTGACCCCGGTGCTGAAATCCGCGCTGCGCGCCGTCGAGGGCGTGCTGGAAATCGAGGAGGTCTGA
- the xdhA gene encoding xanthine dehydrogenase small subunit, whose protein sequence is MSAISFLLNGTPVTLTDPPPTRTLLDWLREERGLKGTKEGCNEGDCGACTVMVSDGHGRRALNACILFLPQLDGKAVHTVEGLRAPDGALHPVQQAMVDHHGSQCGFCTPGFVMSMAAGQINGVTDHDTNLAGNLCRCTGYAPIVRAAEAASQSPAPQWLREQTDPAFIAQRLPGAPAGGTNPRTADELAAWYQANPDGRLIAGATDVGLWVTKQLRDLGPVAFIAGIDDLRGVTVREDEIRIGATTTLADLLPAIAPHHPGFAAMLRRFASAQVRAAATLGGNIANGSPIGDSPPALIALEARLHLRKGDSRRTILLEDFFLDYGRQDRAPGEFVEAISIPRGPAGQPDRLKCYKLSKRFDQDISAVLGCFDIAVEAGTVTRARIAFGGMAGIPKRAARVEAALTGQPWTEAAVRSALPAFAQDFTPLSDMRASAEYRLGAARNLLLRYFLEDQGIATSVLEVEA, encoded by the coding sequence ATGAGCGCGATCAGCTTTCTTCTGAACGGCACCCCGGTCACCCTGACCGACCCGCCTCCGACGCGCACGCTGCTGGACTGGCTGCGCGAGGAGCGCGGTCTCAAGGGCACCAAGGAAGGGTGCAACGAGGGCGACTGCGGCGCCTGCACGGTGATGGTGTCCGATGGCCACGGCCGCCGCGCCCTGAACGCCTGCATCCTGTTCTTGCCGCAGCTCGACGGCAAGGCGGTGCATACGGTCGAGGGGCTGCGCGCCCCCGACGGCGCGCTGCACCCGGTGCAGCAGGCGATGGTGGACCACCACGGCAGCCAATGCGGGTTCTGCACGCCCGGGTTCGTGATGTCGATGGCCGCGGGCCAGATCAACGGCGTCACCGATCACGACACCAACCTGGCCGGCAACCTCTGTCGCTGCACGGGCTACGCGCCGATCGTGCGCGCCGCCGAGGCCGCGTCGCAATCGCCCGCGCCGCAGTGGCTGCGCGAGCAGACCGATCCCGCATTCATCGCGCAACGCCTGCCCGGGGCGCCCGCGGGCGGCACCAACCCGCGCACCGCCGACGAGTTGGCCGCATGGTATCAGGCCAACCCCGACGGCCGGCTGATCGCCGGCGCGACCGACGTGGGCTTGTGGGTCACCAAGCAGTTGCGCGACCTCGGGCCCGTCGCCTTCATCGCCGGGATCGACGACCTGCGCGGCGTCACGGTCCGCGAGGACGAGATCCGCATCGGCGCCACGACGACGCTGGCCGACCTGCTGCCCGCCATCGCGCCCCATCACCCGGGCTTCGCCGCGATGCTGCGCCGCTTTGCCTCGGCGCAGGTCCGCGCGGCGGCGACGCTGGGCGGCAACATCGCCAACGGCTCGCCGATCGGCGACAGCCCGCCCGCGTTGATCGCGCTGGAAGCCCGCCTGCACCTGCGCAAGGGCGACAGCCGCCGCACGATCCTGCTTGAGGATTTCTTCCTGGACTACGGCAGGCAGGACCGCGCGCCGGGCGAATTCGTCGAAGCCATCAGCATTCCGCGCGGCCCTGCCGGTCAGCCCGACCGGCTGAAGTGCTACAAGCTTTCGAAACGCTTCGATCAGGACATTTCCGCGGTGCTGGGGTGTTTCGACATCGCCGTCGAAGCCGGGACCGTGACCCGCGCCCGCATCGCCTTTGGCGGCATGGCGGGCATCCCCAAGCGCGCCGCCCGGGTCGAGGCCGCGCTGACCGGCCAGCCCTGGACCGAGGCCGCCGTGCGGTCCGCCCTGCCCGCCTTTGCGCAGGATTTCACGCCGCTCAGCGACATGCGCGCCTCGGCCGAGTACCGGCTTGGTGCCGCGCGCAATCTGCTGTTGCGATATTTCCTTGAAGATCAGGGTATTGCCACCAGCGTTCTCGAGGTCGAGGCATGA
- the xdhB gene encoding xanthine dehydrogenase molybdopterin binding subunit, with the protein MSIHKPHPHDAAPLHVTGEARYVDDIPTPAGTLHLAFGLSTVAHGDITALDLAAVRAAPGVVAVLTGAEIGHADCSPSNNDEPLLALGTVHYVGQPVFLVVADTHLNARKAARLGKISYAEKPAILTYEDALAANARFEDGPRIWQRGDAEAAIARASRVIEGRLDMGGQEHFYLESQAALVSPQEGGDMHVVSSTQHPTEIQHKVAHALHLPMHAVRVETRRMGGGFGGKESQGNHLAVACALAARLTGRPCKMRYDRDDDMVVTGKRHDFRIDYRVGVAEDGRVLGIAFTHYTRAGWSMDLTLPVADRAMLHADNAYWLPDVRIESHRLRTNMCSATAYRGFGGPQGMLGIERVMDHIAHDLRLDPLAVRKANFYRAAATAWTGPGTAKRFGGAHSPQPPADSGPQTTPYGQPVEDFILHEMVAQLEKTADYAARKAAVADWNACNPVLKKGIALTPVKFGISFTLTHLNQAGALVHVYQDGSIHLNHGGTEMGQGLFQKLAQVAAHGFGVPLDAVRITATDTAKVPNTSATAASSGSDLNGMAVKAACDTIRDRIAAHLAERYQVRADLVRFGDGVVMVDDHEISFAEAASSAYQARVSLSATGFYATPKVAWDRIQGQGRPFFYFAYGAACSEVVIDTLTGENRILRVDILHDAGASLNPALDKGQIEGGFVQGAGWLTTEELVWDDKGRLRTHAPSTYKIPACGDRPRVFTVDLWNHENREDTIHRSKAVGEPPFMHGISVLMALSDAVAACGDGTRYPDLDAPATAERVLAAVARQRGLA; encoded by the coding sequence ATGAGCATTCACAAACCCCACCCGCATGACGCCGCGCCGCTCCATGTGACCGGCGAGGCCCGCTATGTGGATGACATCCCGACGCCGGCGGGCACCCTGCACCTGGCGTTCGGCCTGTCCACCGTGGCGCATGGCGACATCACCGCGCTGGACCTTGCGGCGGTGCGCGCCGCGCCCGGCGTGGTCGCGGTGCTGACCGGCGCCGAGATCGGCCACGCCGACTGCTCGCCCTCGAACAACGACGAACCGCTGCTGGCGCTGGGCACGGTGCATTACGTCGGCCAGCCGGTGTTCCTGGTGGTCGCCGACACCCATCTGAACGCCCGCAAGGCGGCGCGGCTGGGCAAGATCAGCTATGCCGAGAAACCGGCGATCCTGACGTATGAGGACGCGCTCGCGGCCAACGCCCGGTTCGAGGACGGCCCCCGCATCTGGCAGCGCGGCGACGCCGAGGCGGCCATCGCGCGGGCCTCCCGGGTGATCGAGGGGCGGCTCGACATGGGTGGGCAGGAACATTTCTATCTCGAGAGTCAGGCCGCCCTGGTCAGCCCGCAGGAAGGGGGCGACATGCACGTCGTCTCCTCGACCCAGCACCCGACCGAAATCCAGCACAAGGTCGCCCACGCGCTGCACCTTCCCATGCACGCGGTCCGCGTCGAGACCCGGCGCATGGGTGGCGGTTTTGGCGGCAAGGAAAGCCAGGGAAACCATCTGGCCGTGGCCTGCGCGCTGGCCGCCCGGCTGACGGGCCGGCCATGCAAGATGCGCTACGACCGCGACGACGACATGGTGGTCACCGGCAAGCGCCACGATTTCCGCATCGACTATCGCGTCGGCGTCGCCGAGGACGGCCGCGTGCTGGGGATCGCGTTCACCCATTACACCCGCGCCGGCTGGTCGATGGACCTGACGCTGCCCGTGGCCGACCGCGCCATGCTGCACGCCGACAACGCCTATTGGCTGCCCGATGTGCGCATCGAAAGCCACCGGTTGCGCACCAACATGTGCTCGGCCACGGCTTACCGCGGCTTTGGCGGGCCGCAGGGGATGCTGGGGATCGAGCGGGTGATGGACCATATCGCCCACGACCTGCGCCTGGACCCGCTGGCCGTGCGCAAGGCGAATTTCTACCGCGCTGCCGCCACCGCCTGGACGGGCCCTGGCACCGCGAAACGCTTTGGTGGGGCGCACAGCCCGCAGCCGCCGGCAGACAGCGGGCCGCAGACCACGCCCTACGGCCAGCCGGTTGAGGATTTCATCCTGCACGAAATGGTCGCGCAGCTTGAGAAAACCGCCGATTACGCCGCGCGCAAGGCCGCGGTGGCCGACTGGAACGCGTGCAACCCGGTGCTGAAAAAGGGCATCGCGCTGACGCCGGTCAAGTTCGGGATCAGCTTCACCCTGACCCATCTGAACCAGGCGGGCGCCTTGGTGCATGTGTATCAGGACGGCTCGATCCATCTGAACCACGGCGGCACCGAAATGGGCCAGGGCCTGTTCCAGAAACTGGCGCAAGTGGCCGCGCATGGCTTTGGCGTGCCGCTGGACGCCGTCAGGATCACCGCCACCGACACCGCCAAGGTGCCCAACACCTCGGCCACCGCCGCGAGCAGCGGGTCGGACCTGAACGGCATGGCGGTCAAGGCCGCCTGTGACACGATCCGCGACCGGATCGCCGCGCATCTGGCCGAACGCTACCAGGTTCGCGCCGATCTGGTGCGCTTCGGCGACGGGGTGGTGATGGTCGATGACCACGAGATCAGCTTTGCCGAGGCCGCGAGTTCGGCCTATCAGGCGCGGGTCAGCCTGTCCGCGACCGGGTTCTACGCCACGCCCAAGGTCGCCTGGGACCGCATCCAGGGCCAGGGGCGGCCGTTTTTCTACTTCGCCTATGGCGCGGCGTGCAGCGAGGTCGTGATCGACACCCTGACCGGCGAGAACCGCATCCTGCGCGTCGATATCCTGCACGACGCGGGCGCCAGCCTGAACCCGGCGCTGGACAAGGGCCAGATCGAGGGCGGCTTCGTCCAGGGTGCGGGCTGGCTCACGACCGAGGAACTGGTCTGGGACGACAAGGGGCGGCTCAGGACGCACGCCCCCTCGACCTACAAGATACCGGCCTGCGGCGACCGGCCCCGCGTGTTCACCGTGGATCTGTGGAACCACGAAAACCGCGAGGACACGATCCACCGATCAAAGGCCGTGGGCGAACCGCCCTTCATGCACGGGATCTCGGTGCTGATGGCGCTGTCCGACGCCGTGGCGGCCTGCGGCGACGGCACGCGCTATCCCGACCTCGACGCGCCGGCCACGGCCGAGCGGGTTCTGGCCGCCGTGGCCCGCCAAAGGGGCCTTGCATGA
- the xdhC gene encoding xanthine dehydrogenase accessory protein XdhC, protein MSLDRPALGRALAAHGAVMRVVICAHQGSAPREAGTAMLVWATGQDGTIGGGALEFEATRKARVMLAEGAAPRIERIALGPALNQCCGGAVTLGFELFADLSGVPETGLHARPLARDAAPEMPMPLRRALRAARGEGVAGLRFLDGWLAEPVIDPARPVWIWGAGHVGRALVQVLAPLPGLALTWIDTAPDRFPDPVPDGVRVLSAANPGALVPQAPAEAQHLILTFSHALDLDLCHRLLGHGFAACGLIGSHSKWARFRSRLSALGHDPTRITSPIGDPALGKHPQAIAISVAAAILQRSTPALAREIAS, encoded by the coding sequence ATGAGCCTGGATCGCCCCGCCCTGGGGCGCGCGCTGGCCGCGCATGGCGCGGTGATGCGTGTCGTGATCTGCGCGCATCAGGGGTCCGCGCCGCGCGAGGCCGGGACCGCGATGCTGGTCTGGGCGACAGGTCAGGACGGCACCATCGGCGGCGGCGCGCTGGAATTCGAAGCGACGCGCAAGGCCCGCGTGATGCTGGCCGAAGGCGCCGCGCCGCGGATCGAACGGATCGCCCTGGGCCCCGCGCTGAACCAGTGCTGCGGCGGTGCGGTGACGCTGGGTTTCGAGCTGTTCGCCGACCTCTCGGGCGTGCCGGAAACCGGCCTTCACGCCCGGCCGCTGGCGCGCGATGCCGCGCCCGAGATGCCGATGCCCCTGCGCCGTGCGCTGAGGGCCGCGCGCGGCGAGGGGGTGGCGGGCCTGCGCTTTCTCGACGGCTGGCTTGCGGAACCCGTGATCGACCCGGCGCGTCCCGTGTGGATCTGGGGCGCGGGCCATGTCGGGCGCGCCCTGGTGCAGGTGCTGGCCCCCCTGCCCGGTCTGGCGCTGACCTGGATCGACACCGCGCCCGACCGCTTCCCCGACCCCGTGCCCGACGGCGTCCGGGTGTTGAGCGCGGCCAACCCCGGCGCTCTGGTGCCCCAGGCCCCGGCCGAGGCGCAGCACCTGATCCTGACCTTCAGCCATGCACTGGATCTGGACCTGTGCCACCGGCTGCTGGGCCACGGCTTTGCCGCGTGCGGGCTGATCGGGTCGCATTCGAAATGGGCTCGGTTCCGCAGCCGCCTGTCGGCGCTGGGCCACGACCCCACCCGCATCACCAGCCCGATCGGCGACCCCGCCCTGGGCAAGCATCCGCAGGCCATTGCCATTTCCGTCGCCGCCGCGATCCTGCAGCGGTCCACCCCAGCCCTCGCCCGGGAGATCGCGTCTTGA
- a CDS encoding ABC transporter ATP-binding protein produces the protein MSTPLLSIQGLTKVYPGVVANSDVSFDIGEGEVHALLGENGAGKSTLVKAIYGLIRPNEGRMLWRGQPYAPGAPAQARATGVAMVFQHFSLFDAMDVAENVALGMDNPPPIRELAARITEVSHNYGLPLDPSRMVGDLSAGERQRVEIIRCLLQNPQLLIMDEPTSVLTPQEVEILFKTLRQLRAEGRSILYISHKLEEIRSLCENATVLRLGKVVGRADPRQESARSLAEMMVGQSLHTPSREPAQPGKLLLEVRDLSVASPAAFGTALKGVSLKVHAGEVLGIGGVAGNGQDELLGALSGELRAQSDAVRMAGEPVGHMGPTARRAMGLLCAPEERLGHAAAPDMSLTENALLTGAWREKLVNRGFINWPKARSFAETVIQRFDVRTPGPHVAARALSGGNLQKFVIGREILQRPSVLVVNQPTWGVDASAAAAIRQAILDLAQAGAAVVVISQDLDELLEVADNFAALNGGRLSAPRPVKGLTMDQIGLMLGGAAEGETNAAA, from the coding sequence TTGAGCACCCCCCTTCTGTCCATCCAGGGCCTGACCAAGGTCTATCCCGGTGTCGTCGCCAATTCGGACGTCAGTTTCGACATCGGCGAGGGCGAGGTCCACGCCCTGCTGGGCGAGAATGGCGCGGGAAAGTCCACACTGGTCAAGGCGATCTACGGCCTGATCCGCCCCAACGAGGGGCGGATGCTGTGGCGCGGCCAGCCCTATGCGCCGGGCGCCCCGGCGCAGGCGCGCGCCACCGGCGTCGCCATGGTGTTCCAGCATTTCAGCCTGTTCGACGCGATGGACGTGGCCGAAAACGTCGCGTTGGGCATGGACAACCCGCCGCCGATCCGCGAACTGGCCGCGCGCATCACCGAGGTGTCGCACAATTACGGCCTGCCGCTCGATCCCTCGCGGATGGTCGGCGACCTGTCGGCGGGCGAACGCCAGCGGGTCGAGATCATCCGCTGCCTGTTGCAGAACCCGCAGCTTCTCATCATGGACGAGCCGACCTCGGTGCTGACCCCGCAAGAGGTCGAGATCCTGTTCAAGACCCTGCGCCAGCTCAGGGCCGAGGGGCGCTCGATCCTCTATATCTCGCACAAGCTGGAAGAAATCCGGTCCCTGTGCGAGAACGCCACCGTCCTGCGCCTGGGCAAGGTCGTGGGCCGCGCCGACCCCCGGCAGGAAAGCGCGCGGTCGCTGGCCGAGATGATGGTCGGCCAGAGCCTGCACACCCCCTCGCGCGAGCCGGCGCAACCCGGCAAGCTGCTGCTCGAGGTGCGCGACCTGTCGGTCGCCTCGCCCGCCGCCTTTGGCACCGCGCTGAAGGGCGTCTCGCTCAAGGTGCATGCGGGCGAGGTGCTGGGCATCGGCGGCGTCGCGGGCAACGGGCAGGACGAATTGCTGGGGGCGCTGTCGGGCGAATTGCGCGCCCAGAGCGATGCGGTGCGGATGGCGGGCGAACCCGTCGGCCACATGGGGCCGACCGCACGCCGGGCCATGGGCCTTTTGTGCGCGCCCGAGGAACGCCTGGGCCACGCCGCCGCGCCGGACATGAGCCTGACGGAAAACGCCCTGTTGACGGGGGCCTGGCGTGAAAAGCTGGTGAACCGGGGCTTCATCAACTGGCCCAAGGCGCGCAGCTTTGCCGAAACGGTGATCCAGCGGTTCGACGTGCGCACGCCCGGCCCGCATGTGGCGGCGCGGGCGCTGTCGGGCGGCAATCTGCAGAAATTCGTCATCGGCCGCGAGATCTTGCAACGCCCCTCGGTTCTGGTGGTGAACCAGCCGACCTGGGGCGTGGACGCCAGCGCCGCGGCGGCGATCCGGCAGGCGATCCTGGATCTGGCGCAGGCCGGCGCCGCGGTCGTGGTCATCAGCCAGGATCTTGATGAACTGCTTGAAGTCGCTGATAATTTCGCGGCGCTGAACGGCGGCCGCCTGAGCGCGCCGCGCCCCGTCAAGGGGCTGACCATGGACCAGATCGGCCTGATGCTGGGCGGAGCTGCGGAAGGAGAGACCAATGCTGCGGCTTGA
- a CDS encoding ABC transporter permease yields MLRLEKRPSPSRAWNYATPIVAVLLTMIAGGILFVILGKNPFEAIKLIFWDPLFSEQFAAYSRPQLLVKAGPLILIAVGLSVGFRAGIWNIGAEGQYIIGALCAAAVALAFYPADSVLVFPLMILAGAAGGWAWAMIPAILKTRFNTNEILVSLLLVYVAEKLLAAAATGFMRNPDGAGFPGSRNIHQYGAASNMELIVNSGLHWGGVAAFVAVLFTYLLLQRHILGFHVQLAGQAPRAARFAGVAPARLVLMCMGLSGAFAGMAGMFELAGPARLISIDFNAGYGFTAIIVAFLGRLHPIGIVLAGMLLALTYIGGELAQFMLNLPAAAIQVFQGMLLFFLLALDVLSNYRIRLAAPSRSPEGA; encoded by the coding sequence ATGCTGCGGCTTGAGAAACGGCCTTCGCCATCCAGGGCCTGGAACTATGCAACCCCCATCGTCGCGGTGCTGCTGACGATGATCGCCGGCGGCATCCTGTTCGTGATCCTTGGCAAGAACCCGTTCGAGGCAATCAAACTGATTTTCTGGGACCCGCTGTTCAGCGAACAGTTCGCGGCCTATTCGCGCCCGCAACTGCTGGTCAAGGCCGGGCCCCTGATCCTGATCGCGGTGGGGCTGTCGGTGGGCTTTCGCGCCGGCATCTGGAACATCGGCGCCGAGGGGCAATACATCATCGGCGCGCTTTGCGCGGCCGCGGTGGCGCTGGCCTTTTACCCGGCCGACAGCGTGCTGGTCTTTCCGCTGATGATCCTGGCGGGCGCGGCCGGCGGTTGGGCCTGGGCGATGATCCCGGCGATCCTGAAGACGCGGTTCAACACCAACGAGATCCTTGTCTCGCTTCTGCTGGTCTATGTCGCCGAGAAGCTGCTGGCCGCCGCCGCCACGGGGTTCATGCGCAACCCCGATGGCGCCGGTTTCCCGGGCTCGCGCAACATCCACCAATATGGCGCCGCCTCGAACATGGAGCTGATCGTGAATTCCGGCCTGCATTGGGGCGGGGTCGCGGCCTTCGTCGCGGTGCTGTTCACCTATCTCCTGCTGCAACGCCATATCCTGGGCTTTCACGTCCAGTTGGCGGGCCAGGCGCCGCGCGCGGCCCGGTTCGCGGGCGTGGCGCCCGCGCGGCTGGTGCTGATGTGCATGGGGCTGTCGGGGGCCTTTGCCGGCATGGCCGGGATGTTCGAACTGGCAGGACCGGCGCGGCTGATCTCGATCGACTTCAACGCAGGCTACGGCTTTACCGCGATCATCGTCGCCTTTCTGGGTCGCCTGCACCCGATCGGCATCGTGCTGGCGGGGATGCTGCTGGCGCTGACCTATATCGGCGGCGAACTGGCGCAATTCATGCTGAACCTGCCGGCGGCGGCGATCCAGGTGTTCCAGGGAATGCTGCTGTTCTTCCTGCTGGCGCTGGACGTGCTGTCAAACTATCGCATCCGGCTGGCCGCACCCAGCCGCAGCCCGGAGGGCGCGTGA